Proteins from a genomic interval of Quercus robur chromosome 9, dhQueRobu3.1, whole genome shotgun sequence:
- the LOC126700625 gene encoding disease resistance protein RUN1-like gives MDTKGPSSSSSSSHKWEYDVFLSFRGKDTRKNFTDHLYSSLKQKGVNTFRDDKNLERGEPISPKLLKAIEESLFAIVILSKNYASSTWCLDELVKIMECKKKMGQIVLPIFYDVDPSEVRKQTGAYAQAFEEHEKRFKENIGKVHTWKAILTEVANLSGFPLQDRHESEFIQDIVEEILHKLSYVFQRDIDDLVEIDSRVEELMKLLAIESSDVRIIGVWGMGGIGKTTLARVVYQKIFNDFEGGSFIANIGEEFERHGLLPLQQKLICEILRERSMNIRDVDDGVLMIKNRLSHKRILLVIDDVNQFNQLEKLVGNLNWFGPGSRVIITTRDKHLLIRHNVFEIYEVKELNDDDALRLFSLKAFKRECPAKDYLELSIQFVNYAKGLPLAIEVLGSFLIGRGKEEWKSELERLIEFPNKEIINIFQRSFDGLRETDKEIFLHIACFFNRKRNDYVVEILDYLGLYPKIGLKVLIERSLLKDLEGKFQMHDILQKMGQDIVRKDYPQDPGRWSRLWL, from the exons ATGGATACAAAAGGcccatcttcttcctcttcttcaagtCATAAGTGGGAATACGATGTCTTTTTAAGTTTCAGAGGTAAGGATACTCGCAAAAATTTTACAGATCATTTGTACTCAAGCTTGAAACAGAAGGGTGTCAACACCTTTAGGGATGATAAAAATCTTGAGAGAGGTGAACCTATTTCACCTAAGCTTTTAAAAGCAATAGAAGAATCATTGTTTGCTATTGTCATTCTCTCAAAAAACTATGCATCCTCAACATGGTGTTTGGATGAACTTGTGAAGATCATGGAATGCAAAAAAAAGATGGGGCAAATAGTCTTACCCATTTTTTACGATGTGGACCCATCTGAGGTGCGAAAACAGACaggagcatatgcacaagcattTGAAGAACATGAAAAGCGTTTCAAAGAGAATATAGGTAAAGTTCACACATGGAAAGCTATTTTGACAGAAGTGGCCAATCTCTCTGGATTTCCTTTACAAGATAG GCATGAGTCAGAATTTATCCAAGATATTGTGGAAGAGATATTGCACAAATTAAGTTACGTGTTCCAAAGAGATATTGATGATTTAGTTGAAATAGATTCTCGAGTAGAGGAATTGATGAAACTTTTGGCAATAGAATCGAGCGATGTTCGAATCATAGGGGTTTGGGGGATGGGAGGAATTGGTAAGACAACTCTTGCTAGAGTTGTCTATCAGAagatttttaatgattttgaaGGTGGTAGTTTTATCGCTAATATTGGAGAAGAATTTGAAAGGCATGGTTTACTACCATTACAACAAAAACTTATCTGTGAAATTTTGAGGGAGAGAAGTATGAATATACGAGATGTTGATGACGGTGTTCTTATGATTAAGAATAGGTTAAGCCATAAAAGGATTCTTCTTGTTATTGATGATGTAAATCAATTCAACCAATTAGAAAAGTTAGTTGGGAATCTTAATTGGTTTGGTCCAGGTAGTAGagttattatcacaacaagagATAAGCATTTGTTGATAAGACATAACGTATTTGAAATATATGAGGTTAAAGaattgaatgatgatgatgcccTTCGTCTTTTTAGTTTGAAAGCTTTTAAGAGAGAATGTCCTGCCAAAGATTATCTAGAATTGTCTATACAATTTGTAAATTATGCTAAAGGCCTTCCTCTAGCTATTGAGGTTTTGGGTTCTTTTTTGATTGGTAGAGGAAAGGAGGAATGGAAAAGTGAATTAGAAAGGCTTATAGAATTtccaaataaagaaattatCAATATATTTCAAAGAAGTTTTGATGGACTTCGGGAAACAGATAAGGAAATATTTCTAcatattgcatgtttctttaATAGGAAGAGAAACGATTATGTGGTAGAAATACTAGATTATCTTGGCCTTTACCCTAAAATTGGTTTAAAGGTTCTCATTGAAAGGTCTCTTTTAAAAGATCTTGAAGGCAAATTTCAAATGCATGACATACTACAAAAAATGGGTCAAGACATAGTTCGTAAAGATTATCCTCAAGACCCTGGCAGGTGGAGTAGATTATGGTTATAA